A window of Calditrichota bacterium genomic DNA:
TTTTTCCACCAATCTTCCAACTTAGGCCCGATCCAGAAGGTGAAAATTCCCAGCGCCAGTCCGGCAATCAAATCAATCACGTAATGATGCCGCAAATAAATGGTAGAAATAATCAGCATGATGACCATGGGAATCAGCACCCAGAACAGCCATTTTACGTAGCGATAGGCGAAAAACAGCGAGACGAAACTGATGGCGCAGTGCAGCGACGGAAATGCCCCGCGGCTGTCCTGAGCGGAAACTTCGATGGCGTGCTTGATCGGTTCCAGAAGCTGGCCGTGGAGCGAAACCGTAAACATCGGTTTGAGCACGATGCGCGGCGGCGCCGCCGGAAAAATTATGAATAAAAAATAGCCGATGTAGTACGTGATGATTGTGGTCAACATGACGTAGCGAAACGGCTGATAACGTTTTTGCAAATAGAGCACGAGCACGACGATGATGTTGATCACGAAATAATTGGCGTAAGCCAGAATGAAAATGTCCGTGAGAACCGGATGAATAAATTTTTGCGCCCAGACACAAGGCTGCACGCCGAACATCCACTGGTCGATTTGAATCAAAATGTGCTGCACATCGGCGGCGTTGGCGAAATGCACCGTGTCGTGCAAATTTGTGTAAATGGCAATGCAAAAACCGAACGGTAGCCAATCGCGGAAAAAACGCCATTCTGGTTTGTATTTTACCAACAGCAGAAAAAGCAAAAACACCACCACGGTGATCCAGATGCGATCCATGCCGCCCTGGATGCGGCGCGGTACTTTCCCTTGAATTGAAAAAAAGTAATAGGCTCGTGTTGTCAGAAATACCATCGGTATAAAGAACAAAATCGCGATAAATTCTTCCAATCGCAACGAAAAAACGCGGTTCAGAACAGTTTTCATTCTCTCTTCAATCTCCGGTCCGGTCTCATTTATTAATTTTGTTTCATGGTGCTGGAAAGACGTCTCCGTACAAATTATAAGAAAATTGATTGGTGGACAACTCAGATAGCGTCACAGATCCGTTCAGGTAAATGCCATACGTGGCGCTGAAGCCGATGTAGCAATTTCTGATAATCGGCGCGACTTGATCGCAATAGATCATGCCGGGCAAAACCTGATTGCTGCCTCCGTACAAAATATGGCAGTTTATCAGTTGGCAATTGGCTGCGTTCGCATTTGGCGAAAAATAGATTTGCCGCCAACTGCCGTGAGA
This region includes:
- a CDS encoding inositol phosphorylceramide synthase, translating into MKTVLNRVFSLRLEEFIAILFFIPMVFLTTRAYYFFSIQGKVPRRIQGGMDRIWITVVVFLLFLLLVKYKPEWRFFRDWLPFGFCIAIYTNLHDTVHFANAADVQHILIQIDQWMFGVQPCVWAQKFIHPVLTDIFILAYANYFVINIIVVLVLYLQKRYQPFRYVMLTTIITYYIGYFLFIIFPAAPPRIVLKPMFTVSLHGQLLEPIKHAIEVSAQDSRGAFPSLHCAISFVSLFFAYRYVKWLFWVLIPMVIMLIISTIYLRHHYVIDLIAGLALGIFTFWIGPKLEDWWK